GTTTGGGATCATGGCTATATGCGGACTCGTAATTATATTGATGGTGGCAGGGATTAAAGAATAGCTTAGACTATGCGGAAATTTTGGGATTTATGAATTTATGAATTTTGGGATTTGGAATGCAGCGGAGACTTAAGCATATGTGTTTATCTTTGCTGCATTCCAAATCCCAAAATTCGTAAATTCATAAATTCGTAAATCCCAAAATAGGAACTACAACTTGAAGAAAATCTTCCTCGTATACAACCAGTAACACATACCCCATTCCAGTACCAGTACTGCCAGGGCAGATAAAACTTCACTGATTCCTTCCGGTGTTCCTATCATCCCGGCAAAGCCTTTCACGAAGATACCGACAACGCCGTTTACCCATTGTACTCCCACCGTTTCAAAGAAAAGATAGATGAAAATAGCATTCATCCCTACAACCGTAGCGATCCAGGCATAACGCACATTTTTCTTAACATCTATCAGCCAGTATAACAGTGCCAGTACAAGCATTACCCAACCACCGGATGCCAGGGCAAAAGAAGCAGTACTGATCCTTTTGATGATAGGCGTAATACCACTCCAATCCAGGCCAAAACCAAGTACCAGTCCAATCAGACCGGCAACTACCAGCGTAAGGACTTTCTGACGGGATGATTTATCGCTGATGAGTAACTTACCCGCAAGCACGCCCCATATAGTATGCGCCGCAGTTGGAATGAAGTTGATGGTTACCCATCCGCCACCTCTGTTGATCTTACCCATCAATACCATGTCCATAAATGAGCCGAAATTATGGTCCTTTATAAAGGGTTCTTCAAAACCCGGTACCAGGATGTAGCGATACATCAGGTCAGTGGCGATCAACAGTAAAATACTGAAAGCCAGCTGAAAACCATCCGAACGGCGGATAATGAGATAGGCAATCATAGTAGTTACGGCCAGTTGCGTGAGCACATTCCATAACTCCCATACTAACTTCCCGGAATACACGCAGTGTAAGGCAGTACCACAGATGAGCAGCTTCAGGCAACGCCAGGCAATATGCTTGAAATTTTGCCCCCAGGTGATCCCCTTCTTCGTTTTGTAATAATAAGAAATGTACATGGCGGAACCTGCCATGGTCATGAATGCCGGCTGTACAAGATCCCAGGCACGCAGGCCATTCCATGGATGATGAAAGAACTGCTGCATAAAGCTATGGAATATGCCAGTTGACTCCAGGTTGTTGAGTGACTTATACAGACGGGCACTCTCTCCTGCGAGGAGGATCATGATAAGCCCGCGCATAACATCCAGGGAAATGAGACGTTGATTAACGGTAGTGGAATTGTTCATTGTTCATAGTTATGGCACTTAAAGTAATAATTTATTCCGGCATATTCAATAAAAAAGAAGGTGCCCCATCATCCGGAATTGTGCCTAACTGTGTACTCCAATCATTGCTCGTAGCCACCATACCCAATCGTATAGCCGTTCCTGTGAATCCTTTTATTTTGGAACGGTCCAGTTTTCCTTCAAACCGCAGTACCCCATTCGCCTCAGAAATAGTCCCGATACTGAAAAAGTCGGTCCCCGACTGCGCATCAAAAGTAAAACCCGTCTGCGGACCAGTATGATAATACATGGCCATAGGAATGGCTGCCACGGCTGGCTTCAGCAGCAGTTGCCCTTCCAGCAGTACATCATAGGCGCCATCTGTAAATAGTCCTGTCAGCAGGCCCGTACCGGGATTGTTATCTGCATCAATATAAATATCGAAAATATTGGCGTCTGCCAGCTTCGATGTCATTTCTACATAAAAGAATACACTTTGTCCGTCGTAATCAAATTTTGCCTTTTTAAACACGCCGCCGGCAGGACCTGCGGTGATCATATTCTGGCTGATAGTATCCCAGTCGGCCAGGCTGTTATCATTCAGTTTCACCGGTGATGTTTTGGAGATACGGATCACGGTAGATCCTTCTGCAGTAACGCCGCCGGCAGATGTGGCATACAGTGTAGGCACATATTTTCCTTTGCCCTTGTACGTATGCACCGGGCTTACATCGGTAGATTCGCTGCCATCGCCAAAATCCCACTTATAGGAAGTGGCGCCGGTGGTTTCATTGTTAAAGGTCACCTGGTTACCATCTACTGCAATCGTGTATACAACGAGTGGCTCCGGCGATGTTTCGTCCTTTTTACAGGCTGCCAGCAGGCATAACAGGAAGATATATAATAATGTCTTTTGCATGTTCAGTGTGTTTTAGGGATTCTGTACGCACAGTTTATTGGTTTCTGTTTCATCTATCGGAATGTAATAGATGATCTTCGTATTATCCGGCTGGATGATCATACCGGCATAACCCGCCGGGTTCACAGCCAGGTTGATATCCGATTGTTTCAGACCGGGAAGATGATAGCCCCAATAGGTCCTGTTCATCGGCCGTTTGTTGCGGTATACATCAAAAGTGCGATGCCCTTCAAAGGCCAGTTCTATCCTTCTTTCTTTCAACACAATGTCCAGTGCGGTTTTACCGGAAGGCAGCTGCTTGTTGTACAAGGCATTTTCCAGTCCCCTGTTGCTGCGGATAAGATCCACATCATCAAGCGCCGCATTGGTTTGCCCCGCCTTGGCCGATGCTTCTGCACGATTCAGGTACATCTCCGATAAACGGAAAAGGATCGGTGAACTTAAAGTAGGACTA
The Chitinophaga sp. MM2321 DNA segment above includes these coding regions:
- a CDS encoding DUF5009 domain-containing protein; translated protein: MNNSTTVNQRLISLDVMRGLIMILLAGESARLYKSLNNLESTGIFHSFMQQFFHHPWNGLRAWDLVQPAFMTMAGSAMYISYYYKTKKGITWGQNFKHIAWRCLKLLICGTALHCVYSGKLVWELWNVLTQLAVTTMIAYLIIRRSDGFQLAFSILLLIATDLMYRYILVPGFEEPFIKDHNFGSFMDMVLMGKINRGGGWVTINFIPTAAHTIWGVLAGKLLISDKSSRQKVLTLVVAGLIGLVLGFGLDWSGITPIIKRISTASFALASGGWVMLVLALLYWLIDVKKNVRYAWIATVVGMNAIFIYLFFETVGVQWVNGVVGIFVKGFAGMIGTPEGISEVLSALAVLVLEWGMCYWLYTRKIFFKL
- a CDS encoding PKD domain-containing protein — protein: MQKTLLYIFLLCLLAACKKDETSPEPLVVYTIAVDGNQVTFNNETTGATSYKWDFGDGSESTDVSPVHTYKGKGKYVPTLYATSAGGVTAEGSTVIRISKTSPVKLNDNSLADWDTISQNMITAGPAGGVFKKAKFDYDGQSVFFYVEMTSKLADANIFDIYIDADNNPGTGLLTGLFTDGAYDVLLEGQLLLKPAVAAIPMAMYYHTGPQTGFTFDAQSGTDFFSIGTISEANGVLRFEGKLDRSKIKGFTGTAIRLGMVATSNDWSTQLGTIPDDGAPSFLLNMPE